One window of the Candidatus Wolbachia massiliensis genome contains the following:
- the ruvB gene encoding Holliday junction branch migration DNA helicase RuvB has translation MKSISCGKEYAEDVRNINIRPEQLDDFVGQKDLIQNLKVFINAAQTRTEALDHVLLYGPPGLGKTTLAQIVSKELRVSFRATSGPLLNKAGDLAAVLTTLNAKDVLFIDEIHRLNRSIEEVLYTAMEDFCLDILVGEGPSTRTLRIDLPPFTLIGATTRLGLLSAPFRDRFGIPLHLEFYSFEELVDIIKRGARVLSTTIEKDAMQEIACRARGTPRIALRLLRRIRDFVEVKDDKEITHEVANSALSKLGIDKMGLNKLDMDYLSFLFNTSGPVGIDTISIALSEDVGNIEETVEPYLIKISFVKRTPRGRVLTDQAKEYLSL, from the coding sequence ATGAAATCAATATCGTGTGGTAAAGAATATGCTGAAGATGTGCGCAACATTAACATCAGACCTGAGCAACTTGATGATTTTGTCGGACAAAAAGACTTAATACAAAATTTAAAAGTGTTTATAAACGCTGCACAGACAAGAACCGAAGCTTTAGATCATGTTTTATTATATGGCCCTCCAGGACTTGGCAAAACAACTTTAGCGCAAATTGTCTCTAAGGAGTTAAGGGTTAGCTTTCGTGCAACTTCTGGTCCATTGCTAAATAAAGCTGGGGATTTGGCTGCAGTACTTACAACTCTAAACGCAAAAGATGTCTTATTTATCGACGAAATCCATAGATTAAATCGCAGTATTGAAGAAGTTTTATATACTGCTATGGAAGATTTTTGTCTGGACATATTAGTAGGTGAAGGTCCATCTACTCGCACTTTAAGGATAGATTTGCCACCATTTACGTTGATCGGAGCAACAACGCGACTTGGACTGCTTTCTGCACCATTTAGGGATCGTTTTGGCATTCCTCTGCATCTCGAGTTTTATTCTTTCGAAGAGTTGGTTGATATTATAAAAAGAGGTGCAAGAGTCCTTTCTACCACAATCGAGAAAGATGCCATGCAGGAAATCGCCTGCCGTGCACGCGGTACTCCAAGAATTGCTTTGAGATTACTCAGAAGAATAAGGGATTTCGTTGAAGTGAAAGATGATAAAGAAATTACCCATGAAGTTGCCAACTCTGCACTATCAAAATTGGGTATAGATAAAATGGGATTAAATAAATTAGATATGGATTATCTGAGCTTTTTATTTAATACCTCAGGACCTGTTGGAATTGACACCATATCCATTGCGTTATCTGAGGATGTTGGCAATATTGAAGAGACAGTAGAACCTTATTTAATCAAAATCAGTTTTGTAAAGCGCACACCAAGAGGACGCGTCTTAACCGATCAAGCAAAGGAGTATTTGAGCCTTTAA
- the ruvA gene encoding Holliday junction branch migration protein RuvA, whose amino-acid sequence MIGNLSGIVDEIHSDHIILSVNDVGYIVYLSAKTLSACSIGSRIKLLIETYANSRENVAQLYGFISKEEQQCLRLLVKISGVSYKTAMSILSKLTPEQLFLAIMNEDKVALKISGLGPKLINRIITELGGKVSKLEINSSNFHPVNEDAVSALINLGYEKTKAYDIIKKYGPNLDTKDIIRAALKELSTL is encoded by the coding sequence ATGATAGGAAATCTAAGCGGAATCGTCGATGAAATTCACAGCGATCACATAATCCTGAGTGTGAATGATGTTGGCTATATAGTATACCTTTCAGCCAAAACTTTGAGTGCATGTTCTATTGGAAGTAGAATAAAATTACTTATCGAAACTTACGCGAATAGTAGAGAGAACGTTGCTCAGCTATATGGTTTTATAAGCAAAGAAGAACAGCAGTGCCTACGCCTGCTAGTAAAAATAAGCGGTGTTAGCTATAAAACTGCAATGTCAATTTTGAGTAAGTTGACTCCAGAGCAGCTGTTTTTGGCAATTATGAATGAAGATAAAGTAGCACTCAAGATCAGCGGACTCGGTCCAAAACTCATAAATCGAATTATCACTGAACTGGGTGGTAAAGTGAGCAAATTAGAAATAAATAGCAGTAATTTTCATCCAGTTAACGAGGATGCCGTTTCAGCATTGATTAATCTTGGATATGAAAAAACGAAAGCTTATGATATTATAAAAAAATACGGACCAAATCTAGACACTAAAGATATTATTCGCGCAGCGCTTAAGGAGCTTTCAACGTTATGA